In the genome of Prosthecobacter dejongeii, one region contains:
- a CDS encoding dihydrofolate reductase: MPCPRLIAIVAMASNRVIGRAGTLPWHFPEDLKFFKRTTLGHPILMGRTTYESIGRPLPGRQNIVLSRTMEPREGLTVIRDVAELPGVCPEAKTLFVIGGAQVYAELLPQCDGLYLTLVKEAHEGDTFLPPFEHLFDLKEVLEETDALEFRYYEAKR; encoded by the coding sequence ATGCCCTGCCCCCGCCTCATCGCCATCGTCGCCATGGCCAGCAACCGCGTCATTGGTCGCGCCGGCACCCTGCCCTGGCATTTCCCCGAGGACCTGAAGTTCTTCAAACGCACCACCCTGGGCCATCCCATCCTCATGGGCCGGACCACCTATGAATCCATCGGCCGCCCCCTGCCGGGCCGTCAAAACATCGTCCTCAGCCGCACGATGGAACCCCGCGAAGGCCTGACTGTCATCCGCGATGTGGCCGAACTGCCCGGCGTCTGCCCGGAGGCAAAAACCCTCTTCGTCATTGGCGGAGCCCAAGTCTATGCCGAGCTCCTGCCCCAGTGCGATGGCCTCTACTTGACCCTCGTTAAAGAAGCCCACGAAGGCGATACCTTCCTGCCGCCCTTTGAGCACCTGTTTGACCTCAAAGAAGTCCTCGAAGAAACCGACGCCCTCGAGTTTCGCTACTATGAGGCAAAGCGGTAG
- a CDS encoding AEC family transporter produces MLDFASILTVVLPVYLTMVTGAAARKLRILPQEADAGLMRLAITILTPCLILERVVGNEAVMKPGPVIVAASLGFGLVVLGLAISYFVAPLIGLKLHEGRRTFAVSCGLQNYGFVAIPIVTALFPEKGTLGVMFTFTLGVELACWTACVGLLTGLDKAPWKLALNPPVITILLALLLNFSGLHGYIPEVVHLTLGMMGACAVPLAVMIIGASIADIWGQERMRWSIAVMAPVLRLAIIPLAFLAAAIYLPLELQLKRILIVQGAMPSAVFSIMIARHYGGHAPTAVQCVLATTVVSLATAPVLIAWALKMLEL; encoded by the coding sequence ATGCTCGACTTTGCCAGCATCCTCACCGTCGTCCTGCCCGTGTACCTCACGATGGTCACAGGCGCGGCGGCGAGAAAGCTGCGCATCCTGCCCCAGGAGGCGGATGCCGGGCTGATGCGGCTAGCCATCACCATCCTCACGCCCTGCCTCATCCTGGAGCGGGTGGTGGGGAACGAGGCGGTGATGAAACCCGGGCCCGTCATCGTGGCCGCCAGCCTGGGTTTTGGCCTCGTCGTACTAGGCCTCGCGATTTCTTATTTTGTCGCCCCGCTCATCGGCTTGAAGCTGCATGAGGGCCGTCGTACCTTTGCGGTGTCCTGCGGCCTGCAGAACTACGGTTTCGTGGCCATCCCCATCGTCACCGCCCTGTTTCCAGAAAAGGGCACACTGGGCGTTATGTTTACCTTCACGTTAGGCGTGGAACTGGCCTGCTGGACCGCCTGTGTTGGCCTGCTCACCGGCCTGGATAAGGCCCCGTGGAAACTGGCGCTGAACCCGCCCGTCATCACCATTTTGCTCGCGTTACTGCTGAACTTCAGTGGCCTGCATGGTTACATTCCGGAGGTGGTGCATCTCACCCTTGGCATGATGGGGGCTTGTGCTGTGCCACTGGCGGTCATGATCATTGGGGCCTCCATTGCGGACATCTGGGGGCAGGAGCGTATGCGTTGGTCCATCGCCGTCATGGCCCCCGTTCTGCGGCTGGCCATCATCCCGCTGGCCTTCCTGGCGGCGGCCATTTATCTGCCGTTGGAGCTTCAGCTCAAACGCATCCTCATCGTCCAGGGGGCCATGCCCAGTGCCGTGTTTAGCATCATGATCGCGCGTCACTACGGCGGCCATGCGCCCACCGCTGTGCAGTGCGTGCTCGCCACCACGGTGGTCAGCCTAGCCACGGCTCCTGTGCTCATCGCCTGGGCTTTGAAGATGCTGGAATTGTGA